The genomic stretch CGTCTTCTACCGCGGCATCCCTTTCGTCCAAATCCCCACCACGATTGTCGCGCAGGTCGATTCCTCGGTCGGCGGCAAGACCGGCGTCAACCTGCCGGAGGGCAAGAATCTGCTCGGCGCCTTCCACCAGCCGCGGCTCGTCATCGTCGATCCCGCCGTGCTCGCAACCCTGCCCGGCCGCGAATACCGTGAAGGCTTTGCAGAGGTCATCAAGCACGCTGCCATCCGCGATGGCTCCATGCTCGCCGAGATCGCCGCGCTCGACCCCGCCACCCGCGAAGTCCCGGCCGACCTCATCGCCCGGAACATCGCCATCAAGGCTCGCATCGTCGAGGCGGACGAATACGAGACTCTCGGCCTGCGTGCCCTGCTCAACCTCGGCCACACCATCGGCCACGGCATCGAAGCCGCCGTCCCCTATGGCGACATGCTCCACGGCGAAGCCATCTCCCTCGGCCTGCGCGCCTCCCTCTTTCTCTCCGAAAAGCACGCTGGCCTTTCTCCAGACACTTCGCGGGAGATCCTCGCGCTCTTGAAAAAGTTCGAACTCCCGCTCGTGCTCGACCATACCATCTCCGGCGAACGCGTGTTAGAGAAACTCGGCCGCGACAAGAAGTTCGAAGCCGGCAATATCCGGTTCGTCCTCCTCCGCGCTCCCGGCGATGCCTATCTCAGCGACCAAGTCACGCCGGAGGATCTGGCGGAAGCAGTGGCGTATTTGCGCATCGGCTGCTAACGCCGGAACCGCCGCAAGCCGAAGCCGGGACGACGATGATCATGCCGGAGCACCCACACGCGGATCGCTCCCTCGTGGAGATCGTAGAGCAGGTGGTAAGGAAAGCGGTCGAAATTGCAGCGACGTAGTCCGCTCGCATCGAAGTGAAAGAACTTCGGATGGCTCCGCATTTTGGAGACTCCGATCTGGAACTCCGCGAAGAAGTCGTCCCCTAACTCCGGCGAAACCTGATAGTATTTCTCCAGAATCGCATCCAAGTCGCCTTGGACCCGTCGATGGAACCTAAGCTCCACGGCTCTTCAACCCAGCGACCAATTCCTCGAAGGTGATCCACACTGACGGATCGGTATCCGCTTCCCGACGGCGGGCTTCCACCTCCTCGTCGCTCACCTCGTAAACCGGTGATTCCAAGCTCCGCAGCAAGCGAGAAGCCAAGGCGGCTCGCTGCTCCTCGCTGAGCTTTGCGGTTTCCGCTTCGATTTCTTCGAGCTTCATCGTGGAGAACCTACCCGAAGCGGTCCCGGCTTGCCACGGGATTCTCCGCCTAAACCGCTTCCGCCGAGTAGATGCTCGCAACGCCACAAGTGAGCGGACTGGCCTGCGCATCGCGGAAGCCTTGGACTTCGATAAGCGTGCACATCTCCTTCCCCATCGGGAACTCCTCGATGGAGCCGCCGAGGTATTCGTAGGCATCCTTTTGGCCAGTGAGGTAGCCGGCCATCTTCGGCAGGACGTTGTGGAGATACCAGCGGTAGGGCTTTCTCATCACACCTTCCGGTAGCGAGAAGTCGAGGACAAGGATGTGCCCGCCGGGTCGCAGAACGCGGCGCATTTCGCGGATGGCGGCGGCGTAGTCGGCCATGTTCCGCAGGCCGAAGGCAACGGTGACAACGTCGAACTCACCGTCTTGGAACGGCAGCGCAAGGGCATCGGCGACGAGGGTGCGAGAGAGACCCCGGCGGCTGGCGTGGGCGAGCATCTCCGCACAGAAATCACTGCCAGTGACCTCGGCATCAGGACAGGAGTCTTGAATCTCAAGGGCGAGATCGCCGGTGCCGGTGGCGACGTCGAGGACGCGTCGCGGCTGCCATGCGCGAACGATGCGGGCGACCTTGCGCCGCCACAGGATATCGGTGCCCAGGCTGAGGACGTGATTGGTGGTCACGTAGCGGTCGGCGATGCGCGCGAAGGCTTCGCGGACATACGACGGGTCTTGAATGGTTCCGGCACCCACAGCCTGATCGGTACGCTGGATTGCGGGACTGCCAAGTCCCGAGTCGGATTCATTTGGACAAATGATGCCCCGCTGCTGAACCCGAGGGACATTGACACCCGCCGCGGCCTCACATGACATGCCTAGTGTGACCCGTCCCCTCTATCTTGCTCTACCCCTGCTCTTCGCCACCCTTTCTCCGGCGGCTGGGGACGAGACCAGCGAGCGGATCGAGGCCATTCTCTCAAAGCTGACGCTGGAGGAAAAACTCGGCCAGCTCCGGCTGGTGGATGGCCACGCAGGAGGTGGTTGGAAGCCACAGCACATGGCGCTGGCCCAGGCCGGCGTGCTGGGCGGCACCTTCAACGTCCGCGGCACCGGTCCGACCAGCGAGATGCAAAGGGCGGCGCTCGCGACGCGGCACAAGATCCCGCTCGTCTTCGCCTTCGACGTGATCCACGGCTACCGCACCATCTTTCCCGTGCCATTGGGCGAGGCCGCGAGCTGGGATCCGGATCTCGCCGAGCGTTGCACGGCAGTGGCTGCCAAGGAGGCCCGCTCGGCGAACGTCTCGTGGACCTTCGCCCCGGTCGCCGATATCGCCCGTGACCCACGCTGGGGCCGCATCGTCGAAGGCTCGGGAGAAGATCCCGTGCTGAGTTCCGCCTTCACCGCGGCGCGGGTCCGCGGATTCCAAGGTAAGGACATTTCCGCGCCGGATCGCATGATGGCTTGCTTGAAGCACTTCGCTGGCTCGGGCGAAGCCGAAGGCGGCCGCGATTACAACTTCGCCGATGTCTCGGTGAGAGCGCTGCGCGAGACCCATTTTCCGCCTTTCCTTGCCGGGCTCAAGGCCGGTGCCGGCTCGATCATGCCATCGTTCAGCGCCATCGATGGCGTGCCCGCGACGTCGAATCCCTGGCTGCTCCAGGATGTGCTGCGGAAGGAGTGGGGCTTCGGAGGTGTCGTCGTCTCCGACTACGATGCCGTCGGCCAATTGGTGAATCACCGCGTGTCCCCGGACTGGCCCGAGGCCGGGCAGATCGCGCTACGGGCGGGCCTCGACATGGAGATCTGGGGCAGTTGCCTGATGCAGGCCGAGGGGCTGCTGGACGATGCCGCGGACCTGAAGCTGGTGGACGATGCCGTGCGACGGGTCCTGCGCATGAAGTTCCAGCTCGGGCTTTTCGACAAACCATTCGGCGACGCCGCACGAGAGAAGGAGGCAATCCTTCACCCTGATCATCTCAAACTCGCGCGCGAAGCCGCGGCAAAGTCGTGCGTGCTTCTGAAGAACAGCGACAATACCCTGCCCATCCCGCCGACCGCGAAGAAGATCGCCATCGTCGGCCCCATGGCAGATGACAAGGCAACGCTGTTAGGGAGTTGGACCGGCGACGGCCGACCGGAAGATGCAGTGACTCTTGTGGAAGCCGTCCGCCAGCGCCTGGGCGACACCGGGACGGTCATCCATAGCTCGGCGGGATCGACTTCCGGCTTCAGCTTTCGCAAGCCATCGGATGGCGTCGAGGCGGCCAAGGACGCGGACTACGTGCTCGTAGTCATCGGCGAAGCTGGCGACATGACCGGCGAGGCAACCTCAAAGAGCTCGCTGGACTTGCCGCAGCCCCAGCTCGATCTGGTGCAGAAGGTCCACTCGCTCGGCAAACCCTATGCCGTGATCCTGATGACCGGGCGTCCGCTCACCGCCACTTGGCTCGCGGAGACTTGTCCCGCGATCCTGCTTTCATGGTATGGCGGCACCATGGGCGGACCGGGAATTGCCGATGTCCTGTTCGGCGACGTGAACCCATCCGGCAAACTTCCGGTCACCTTTCCGCGCAGCGTGGGGCAGATCCCCTTGACCTACAATTCCACGCCGACATCTCGCCCCCTCGTCGAAAGCGACAAGTGGACTTCGAAATACACCGACATCAAGAACAGCCCGCTGTGGGCGTTCGGTCATGGGCTGAGCTACACCAGCTTCCAGATTTCCCCGCCGCTGTTAGAAACGCGGACCGTTCCGCGCGACGGGAGCGTTCGCTTCCAAGTCTCGGTGACGAACCAAGGCGAGCGGGACGGCGACGAAGTCGTGCAGGTATATATCCGCGACGAAGTCTCGCTCGTCACACGCCCCGTGAAGGAGCTGAAGGCGTTCAAGCGCGTCTCCGTGCCGGCGGGCAAGAACGTCGTCGTGGACTTCGAGATCCCGGCGAAGGACCTCGGCTGTTGGACGCCGCAAGGGAAATACCTCATCGAGCCAGGAACCTTCACCTTGATGACCGGCGGAAACTCCACCCAGGTGAAAACCGCTAGCTTCAGCCTGGAGTAATCACTTCGCAGGCGCGGGCATCACCAGCGGCATGCCGTCGATGTCCGGCTCGATCTTCCCGCCGTCCTTCACTAACAGCCTCGGCGCAAATCCCGCGGGAGCGCCGAAGACCGACAGCGCGGTCGGGCCCTTGGTATTCACGTAAAAGGCCTCGATCGTGTAGGTGCCCTTCTTGAGCTCGACCTCGCCGAAGAGTTGACCATAGGTGCCCATGCGATCCGGATCCTCGGTGTGCATCGTGTCGCCTTCGATCTGGCCGCGATACGTGGTGTCGCGAACGAAGCGCAACCACTTCTGATCTGCGATGCGCAAGGCGGCGCGGTTGTCGGAGTGAATGCCGATGTGATAGAGGCCGTCGCGCGGGATCACGAGTTCCGCCTGTGCCATCACCACGAACTGGTTCTGACCGCCGGGCGCGTCACCGGGCAGCTCCACAGGGTTCGGAAATTCCACGTCACTCGCCGCACCGGAGTCGATGTAGTTGATCTTCTCCACCCCCTCCACCGTCACCGCCGGGGCGCTGTCGGGAAGCGACATCCCGTCCTTCAGAAACTCCATCGGCTTGGCCCCGGCTGGCAGATCCCTGCGGATCACCGCCCACCCCTTGCTGCCTACGCCAGGCCAGGCAAGGTCACCTGCCGCCTTGTGGCCGGGGACGCGCCACTGGTCGGTCGAGCCATCCAGCGTGTGCTCGCCGGGTGCCGCGAGCATCTGGATCATTCCGTCGAAGATGCGGTTGCCCAGGAACACCTCGACGGTGCTTTCGCCAGCCGGCAAGTCGATCACGCCGATCGCGCAACCGTCGCCCGACTCGCACTCGAAATAGAGCGTCTCGGCATCCAAGGGATCAATGCCACCGAGCCCGGTCGCCGACTTCCATTTGTGGCCGGGAAAGCGCACCGCGAAGTAATCGTCACCGTGGACGTTGATGCTCCAGGTTCCCGGCTTGTCCAGCTTCACCTTGGCCACATGCAGCGCCGCGCAAGGTCCCATGATCATGGGGAAAGCCGGATTGTCCTTAATCTCCGCCCAACCGCCGGCGAAGAAGCTGCCACGCTCGACGTGATAGTTCATTCGCGACAGGCGGTGGACGGCACCTTGGCTCGGAGCCATCGCTTGAAAGTCCCTCACCATCGTCCAGATGCTGAAGGTATCCAGTCCCACCACACTGACCGCCGACCACGGCCCCTCGCCCAGCACCTCTCCTTTCGAAAAATCGACCGACCATTTCTCCGGCAGCACGCGCTCGATCTTGATCGCTCCGGGCACCGGCTCGGGCGAGCGGGTTTCCCATTCGATCATCGACGCGTGCCGGGCCTCCGTCTGGCCATCGGCTCCATTCGGCCAATCCGCCCATCGGCCGGACGATTCCATCGCCACGGCGTCTTCGCCCATCGCGTTGAATTCATTAGGCTCCGGACTGCGCCACGCGCTGAAAGTGGAAGGCTCTCCCGTGAGCCAGCGCCAACCGTTTTCACGATCGCTGCCTGCTTCCTTTGCACCGCGCTTCTCGCTGTCCGTCAGGCCGATCCAGATGTAGTGCCCCTGCACCTTTTGATAAACGAACATGTTCTCCGCCGCGCTGCCAATGCACACGAGATGACCCGCCTTTCCGGTCTTTCCTAGCGGGTCGACGCTGCGCTCGGCCGCCGACTGGGCCTCCGTCCAGCTCATCGGCACGCTCACCGTCTTGTAGAGGTTCCATGTCCCTCCGGGACCGAAAGGCGCGGTGAAGAGCGTGCCGTCCGGCCAGCCTGCCTGTAGCGCGGCGGGAGCAAGGGCAAGACCTGTCAGCAAGAGCGAAAGTCGATTCATAGGTTTGCGGGCGGATGGATGGGTTCCGCCGGCGGACTGATAAGTTCCAAACCGGGTTGATCCATCGAAACAACAACAGCAGACCGCGTGGCCGTGCCAAGAACTCTCTCGGCCAGCATTTCCCGTCAGGTCGCGAAATCGCTCACCTTCCAGCTTTCGGCCGTTTCTGGGCACCGAGGGCCGGTCCTTGATCGGCGGGCAACGAGCCATGCCACTCCACCGCGGCCTTCGAGAGACGCGCGACGATCTCCGGCTGTTTCCCGGCGAGGTCCGTCCCTTCCGCAGGATCCGCGGCCAAATCGTACAACTGGCTTTGCGAGCCGTCATAGTCGCACAGCAGTTTCCAGTTCCCCTCCCTCACCGCGAGGTCGGGTTGGCGGCGGGCCGGTTCGCCAGCGACCTTTCGATCGGGCGGCCGACGCCAGAACACCGGCGCTTTCCGGGACGCCTCGGACTTACCTAACAAAGTCTCCGAAACATCTTCTCCATCGAACGCAACACCCTCCGGTGCGTCCGCATTGGCGAGCTTGAGCAACGACGGGGCAAGGTCGAAGGCGGCGAAAACCGAGCGATCATTCAAGCTGCCGTTCTTGTCCGCCGCGATCCAACCTGGTGCCCACACGATGAGCGGCGAGCGGATCCCACCCTCTAACAAGGTCCCCTTCGACCCGCGGAAAGGCCCCGCAGATCCCGCACCGGGTTCCGGTCCATTGTCGGAGCAGATCAGCACCACGGTATTGTCTCGCAGCTCCGGCGTTGTGCGCAGGTGGTCGAAGAGCTTGCCGAGCTGGCGGTCCATGTTTTCCAAGACGGCCAGGTATTGAGGGCGCTTGCCCTTCTTCCACGACTCCACCGGCGGCCAGAAGGGCGAGTGGACATCGTCCGGCCAGAGATTGATGTAAAAGGGCTTCTTCTCCTTCACCGCCGCGTCGATGAACGGGATCGCCGCATCCACGAACCCGCCGGTGATCTCGGAGCGGAGCATCCAGGTGACCGGCTCACCGAGGCGTTCCGCATCCTGCCAAATCTTTCCGGGCTCCTTGTCGCCGGGCTTGAGGGTCAGCGGCAACAGCTTTGGCCCCATCCCTTCGAAGTTCGTCAGGCTGCGGTCAAAGCCGTAATCAGTGATCGCCGGAGCATCGTCCACATCGCGCTGGCCGCCGAGGTGCCACTTGCCGAAGTGACCGGTGGCATAGCCTTTCTTCTGCAGGGAACGGGCGAGCACCGGAGCCTTCGGATCTAGCCACTGCGCCATGCCCCTGCGTTCGTTGGCAGCGCGGTTCTCTAGGAATGAAGTGATCTTCCAGCGCTGCGGATACTGCCCGGTAGTCAGCGCACAACGCGACGGCGAACAGATCGGCGAATTCACGTAAAACTGCCGGAACCGCAACCCCTCGGAGGCGAGGCGATCAATATGGGGTGTGGTGGCCTCCTTGTTGCCGAAGCACGAAAAGTCCCCCCACCCCATGTCGTCGATCAAGACCACGACGATATTCGGCGGCGACTTCGCGACGGCAAAAGTGGAAAGCAGAAGGAGCAAAAGCAGCGGGCGCAGGATCATGGGCAAAGCGAGCAGACGATTCACTCCTACCATTTTTCAACGGCTCGTCATGTTCCGGATTTCATCGGATCGCCGCGGCGTGACTAACAGGGGATCTGCGCTGATTCCGCACTGCCCTGTCTGCGCCCTCGCCTTCACCCGAAGGCGGGGCGTCTTGCTTTCAGTCAATGCGCCAGTCTTTTCCAAGTCCAAGAGACTGCTTGCCCGCCTGGAAGACGGTGCGCTGCAAGTGCTCCGGACGGATGAAGGGATAGAGCGCCACTTCCGTCGGTGCCAGATCCGCCACGGTGAGCACCGGCAACTGCGGAATTCCGCCCGGTCCGCGGGCATAGGTTGCCCCCTTCTTCTCCAGCATCGCCGTGGCAGAAAAGATCCCGCCTTCATCGCCGACGATGATGTCCAGACGCACGCTATCTTGGGCGCGCAAGGTGAACCACTCCCCATGGAACAAGGAGGCAGCCGGCTTGCCCGGCACGTTGATGGCTCCCAGTGATGCCCGTCCCTCACCGGTGTATCCGACGTCAGAGGCATCGAGCACCACCTTGCCGTCGATTCCGACGACGAGGCAGTTGTCGCCCCAGCCGACCATCCGGTAGGTCCCCGCTTCAGTGACCTTCACGTCATCGGAATAGTGCGCGATCCACGAACCTGCCCCCGCCTCCGGACATTGGAAGGCCTTGCCGGCTTCAACATCGGGGATGCCCTTGAAGGCAAAGGTCTTCGCCACCAGCCGGGTTTGCGAGGTGAAGTGCTTGAACTTGCGTGGCGGTGCCCACCGGCTGCTCTTGGTAAACCCTCTGACGATCTCGGTGAAAACCGGCCGGTTGTAGGCCTTCACTTCGGTAGGCTTTCCTTTCGAGTCGCGCTTGAAGTCATAAAACGTGCCGACCAATCCGTCGCCGCCGGCACCTCCAAATGGATTGGTGGCAATGAACCCGCGACCATAGCCCGGCCCGCTTCCCGGCCCCGTGCCACTCCCGGTTCCCGTGCCGATGCCCGCGCCATGGCCACCACCGGCGCCCGTGCCACTCCCGGCACTCGCCGCTCCAGCCTCCATCGGCGAACTCAATTCCGGTAGTTCCGCAGTCGTGTCCGGCAAGGAGAAGGAGGCAGTGGTACTGGTGGACGAGATCCGCTTGTTGAATTGCGGCGAGGTCACCTGCTGGTGCACCCGTTGCTGGATCCGGTGAGCCACTTGGGAACCTTCGTTGCCGCCTCCTCCGCCCCCACCGGGCACGAACTGGACCGCCTCCGGGGGCGGCTCGATCCAGCGGACGAAAAAGAAAATCGCGAGGATGATAAAGAACGCGTGTAACAGCAGCGACACGGAGATCGCGGAACCACCCAATCTCTGCCACGCACTCCTCCGTCTTTCAGGCGCAACTCCGGTGATCGATGGTGTCAGTGGACTGGGCGCGGGCGGCGACTGGACCGTGGATTCGCGACGCTGCTTGAAAACCATCCCCCGAATCCGCTCCGGCGCGTCGGGCTGATTGACTGACCCGCTCTTGGAAGCCCCTGCCACCCGGGGTGCCTCCGGCACCTGCCCGGAAGCGGCAGGCAATGAACCACGACGGTGAGGAGGTGTATTCATGACAATTTATTCAATCTCGACACCTAACCAACGACAGGAAAAGTCGCAATCTTAGCCTATTTTTCGGCGAAAAGAATCTTTTAGAGCCGCGATCTGACTCCCATCAGGCTCCAACCATATGACATTTTTATCCATTACCCTGACGCCAGAACGGGGTATCGGCACGAAGAGCGGCAGGCTCGCCAGCAGTGTAGGCATAGCCGACGACCGCCCGGAGTCCGCGTCCCGCA from Luteolibacter arcticus encodes the following:
- the aroB gene encoding 3-dehydroquinate synthase; this translates as MLRRMPSVYVDLGERSYEVRVENGLLARAGDAIRSAGLSGKAAVITDETVGHFHAAALTQALIAQGFTPTLHTLPAGEASKSMAQVDAVCSSLAAAGHDRRSFVIALGGGVVGDLAGFVAAVFYRGIPFVQIPTTIVAQVDSSVGGKTGVNLPEGKNLLGAFHQPRLVIVDPAVLATLPGREYREGFAEVIKHAAIRDGSMLAEIAALDPATREVPADLIARNIAIKARIVEADEYETLGLRALLNLGHTIGHGIEAAVPYGDMLHGEAISLGLRASLFLSEKHAGLSPDTSREILALLKKFELPLVLDHTISGERVLEKLGRDKKFEAGNIRFVLLRAPGDAYLSDQVTPEDLAEAVAYLRIGC
- a CDS encoding type II toxin-antitoxin system RelE/ParE family toxin yields the protein MELRFHRRVQGDLDAILEKYYQVSPELGDDFFAEFQIGVSKMRSHPKFFHFDASGLRRCNFDRFPYHLLYDLHEGAIRVWVLRHDHRRPGFGLRRFRR
- a CDS encoding addiction module protein, whose product is MKLEEIEAETAKLSEEQRAALASRLLRSLESPVYEVSDEEVEARRREADTDPSVWITFEELVAGLKSRGA
- a CDS encoding ubiquinone/menaquinone biosynthesis methyltransferase encodes the protein MGAGTIQDPSYVREAFARIADRYVTTNHVLSLGTDILWRRKVARIVRAWQPRRVLDVATGTGDLALEIQDSCPDAEVTGSDFCAEMLAHASRRGLSRTLVADALALPFQDGEFDVVTVAFGLRNMADYAAAIREMRRVLRPGGHILVLDFSLPEGVMRKPYRWYLHNVLPKMAGYLTGQKDAYEYLGGSIEEFPMGKEMCTLIEVQGFRDAQASPLTCGVASIYSAEAV
- a CDS encoding glycoside hydrolase family 3 N-terminal domain-containing protein, with translation MTRPLYLALPLLFATLSPAAGDETSERIEAILSKLTLEEKLGQLRLVDGHAGGGWKPQHMALAQAGVLGGTFNVRGTGPTSEMQRAALATRHKIPLVFAFDVIHGYRTIFPVPLGEAASWDPDLAERCTAVAAKEARSANVSWTFAPVADIARDPRWGRIVEGSGEDPVLSSAFTAARVRGFQGKDISAPDRMMACLKHFAGSGEAEGGRDYNFADVSVRALRETHFPPFLAGLKAGAGSIMPSFSAIDGVPATSNPWLLQDVLRKEWGFGGVVVSDYDAVGQLVNHRVSPDWPEAGQIALRAGLDMEIWGSCLMQAEGLLDDAADLKLVDDAVRRVLRMKFQLGLFDKPFGDAAREKEAILHPDHLKLAREAAAKSCVLLKNSDNTLPIPPTAKKIAIVGPMADDKATLLGSWTGDGRPEDAVTLVEAVRQRLGDTGTVIHSSAGSTSGFSFRKPSDGVEAAKDADYVLVVIGEAGDMTGEATSKSSLDLPQPQLDLVQKVHSLGKPYAVILMTGRPLTATWLAETCPAILLSWYGGTMGGPGIADVLFGDVNPSGKLPVTFPRSVGQIPLTYNSTPTSRPLVESDKWTSKYTDIKNSPLWAFGHGLSYTSFQISPPLLETRTVPRDGSVRFQVSVTNQGERDGDEVVQVYIRDEVSLVTRPVKELKAFKRVSVPAGKNVVVDFEIPAKDLGCWTPQGKYLIEPGTFTLMTGGNSTQVKTASFSLE
- a CDS encoding lectin-like protein → MNRLSLLLTGLALAPAALQAGWPDGTLFTAPFGPGGTWNLYKTVSVPMSWTEAQSAAERSVDPLGKTGKAGHLVCIGSAAENMFVYQKVQGHYIWIGLTDSEKRGAKEAGSDRENGWRWLTGEPSTFSAWRSPEPNEFNAMGEDAVAMESSGRWADWPNGADGQTEARHASMIEWETRSPEPVPGAIKIERVLPEKWSVDFSKGEVLGEGPWSAVSVVGLDTFSIWTMVRDFQAMAPSQGAVHRLSRMNYHVERGSFFAGGWAEIKDNPAFPMIMGPCAALHVAKVKLDKPGTWSINVHGDDYFAVRFPGHKWKSATGLGGIDPLDAETLYFECESGDGCAIGVIDLPAGESTVEVFLGNRIFDGMIQMLAAPGEHTLDGSTDQWRVPGHKAAGDLAWPGVGSKGWAVIRRDLPAGAKPMEFLKDGMSLPDSAPAVTVEGVEKINYIDSGAASDVEFPNPVELPGDAPGGQNQFVVMAQAELVIPRDGLYHIGIHSDNRAALRIADQKWLRFVRDTTYRGQIEGDTMHTEDPDRMGTYGQLFGEVELKKGTYTIEAFYVNTKGPTALSVFGAPAGFAPRLLVKDGGKIEPDIDGMPLVMPAPAK
- a CDS encoding sulfatase-like hydrolase/transferase, which produces MILRPLLLLLLLSTFAVAKSPPNIVVVLIDDMGWGDFSCFGNKEATTPHIDRLASEGLRFRQFYVNSPICSPSRCALTTGQYPQRWKITSFLENRAANERRGMAQWLDPKAPVLARSLQKKGYATGHFGKWHLGGQRDVDDAPAITDYGFDRSLTNFEGMGPKLLPLTLKPGDKEPGKIWQDAERLGEPVTWMLRSEITGGFVDAAIPFIDAAVKEKKPFYINLWPDDVHSPFWPPVESWKKGKRPQYLAVLENMDRQLGKLFDHLRTTPELRDNTVVLICSDNGPEPGAGSAGPFRGSKGTLLEGGIRSPLIVWAPGWIAADKNGSLNDRSVFAAFDLAPSLLKLANADAPEGVAFDGEDVSETLLGKSEASRKAPVFWRRPPDRKVAGEPARRQPDLAVREGNWKLLCDYDGSQSQLYDLAADPAEGTDLAGKQPEIVARLSKAAVEWHGSLPADQGPALGAQKRPKAGR